In Archangium violaceum, the following are encoded in one genomic region:
- a CDS encoding helix-turn-helix domain-containing protein produces MKHFEQQSYYELLEVPVTASEDQILDAYARAMETYSPDSIAVYSLVDPDQLESLRQRLGQALEVLSELERRLEYDRKIGVTRSVEELERLRAESLKRAAGAPDEQKPSEKPSDGEGEPPAAAAAPVEPPGIKPSGFSGAAAEPVEEEPVIEVEVLAEENPATGKGPAVEQPAPEVLAAPPSDVTPPVVEKAQQAPAPANEVATTKPEAPSEPLALVPVQPAAGRPGVGAAQGPATTPAPGSRPAIHSRPARPGAVVPPPLPPRGALRPPIASRAEPPGVQRPAPEPPPSRDSRTRLKTVVDIPSDAEFNGELLRRVREGLNISLQMLADRTRISARHVESIEADRYDSLPASVYLRGMLMSIARELGLDPLRVSRSYMTLVASGEKSRR; encoded by the coding sequence ATGAAGCACTTCGAGCAGCAGTCCTACTACGAGCTCCTGGAGGTGCCCGTCACCGCCTCGGAGGATCAGATCCTCGACGCGTACGCGCGGGCGATGGAGACGTACTCGCCCGACTCCATCGCGGTGTACTCCCTGGTGGATCCGGATCAGCTGGAGTCGCTGCGCCAGCGCCTGGGCCAGGCCCTGGAGGTCCTCTCCGAGCTGGAGCGCCGCCTGGAGTACGACCGGAAGATCGGCGTGACGCGGTCCGTCGAGGAGCTGGAGCGCCTGCGCGCGGAGTCGCTCAAGCGCGCGGCCGGGGCCCCCGACGAGCAGAAGCCCTCGGAGAAGCCCTCGGACGGTGAAGGGGAGCCACCAGCCGCGGCGGCCGCCCCGGTGGAGCCGCCGGGCATCAAGCCCTCCGGGTTCTCCGGGGCCGCGGCCGAGCCGGTGGAAGAGGAGCCGGTCATCGAGGTGGAGGTGCTGGCCGAGGAGAATCCCGCCACCGGGAAGGGGCCTGCCGTGGAGCAGCCCGCGCCCGAGGTTCTCGCGGCCCCTCCGAGCGACGTCACCCCTCCCGTCGTCGAGAAGGCCCAGCAGGCTCCGGCGCCCGCGAACGAAGTGGCCACCACGAAGCCGGAGGCTCCGTCCGAGCCCCTGGCGCTCGTCCCGGTGCAGCCCGCGGCCGGCAGGCCGGGCGTTGGCGCCGCGCAGGGTCCGGCCACCACACCGGCCCCGGGCTCCCGGCCGGCCATCCATTCCCGGCCGGCACGTCCCGGCGCGGTGGTGCCGCCTCCGTTGCCGCCGCGCGGTGCCCTCAGGCCTCCCATCGCCTCGCGCGCGGAGCCGCCGGGTGTCCAGCGGCCCGCCCCCGAGCCTCCCCCGTCGCGCGACTCGCGGACCCGGCTCAAGACGGTGGTCGACATCCCCTCGGATGCCGAGTTCAACGGGGAGCTGCTGCGCCGCGTGCGCGAGGGCCTCAACATCTCCCTGCAGATGCTCGCGGACCGGACCCGCATCTCGGCCCGGCACGTGGAGAGCATCGAGGCGGACCGCTACGACAGCCTTCCTGCCTCCGTCTATCTGCGCGGCATGTTGATGAGCATCGCTCGCGAGCTGGGCCTGGACCCGCTCCGGGTGTCGAGGAGTTACATGACGCTCGTCGCATCCGGTGAGAAAAGCCGCCGCTGA
- a CDS encoding RluA family pseudouridine synthase, translating into MVAPDAREHRAPPEARGERLDQFLSRAFPDLTRSRIQGLIEAGHAQVDGKSAKASLRLKGGELLSLQVPAPVPAVPVAEELPITVLHEDRELVVVDKAAGMVVHPGAGHASGTLVNALLHRVKDLAGVGGELRPGIVHRLDKDTTGCLVVAKHEKALVALQKAFKTREVEKTYLALVHGVPKAAEARIETLYGRHPVNRQRFTGKVKEGKPAITVYRVLESFEGAALVEVDLQTGRTHQIRAHLSEAGHPLLCDTLYGAGRKAKGRAVEAQEVLGRQALHAWKLAFPHPRTGKVLHVEAPLPPDFTAALKILRDVPSPSGRGPG; encoded by the coding sequence TTGGTAGCCCCCGACGCGCGAGAGCACCGAGCCCCGCCCGAGGCCAGGGGTGAGCGGCTGGATCAGTTCCTCTCGCGCGCCTTTCCGGATCTCACGCGCTCGCGCATCCAGGGCCTCATCGAGGCCGGTCACGCCCAGGTCGACGGCAAGTCCGCGAAAGCCTCCCTGCGCCTGAAAGGTGGCGAGCTGCTCTCCCTCCAGGTTCCCGCTCCGGTGCCGGCCGTTCCGGTGGCCGAGGAGCTGCCCATCACGGTGCTCCACGAGGATCGGGAGCTCGTCGTGGTGGACAAGGCCGCGGGGATGGTGGTGCACCCGGGGGCGGGTCACGCCTCGGGGACGCTGGTCAACGCGCTGCTGCACCGGGTGAAGGACCTGGCCGGAGTGGGCGGCGAGCTGCGCCCGGGCATCGTGCACCGGCTGGACAAGGACACCACGGGCTGTCTGGTGGTGGCCAAGCACGAGAAGGCCCTGGTGGCGCTGCAGAAGGCCTTCAAGACGCGCGAGGTGGAGAAGACGTACCTGGCGCTGGTGCACGGGGTGCCCAAGGCGGCCGAGGCGCGCATCGAGACGCTCTACGGTCGCCACCCGGTGAACCGCCAGCGCTTCACCGGCAAGGTGAAGGAGGGCAAGCCCGCCATCACGGTCTATCGCGTGCTCGAGTCGTTCGAGGGCGCCGCGCTGGTGGAGGTGGACCTGCAGACGGGCCGCACGCATCAGATCCGCGCGCACCTGTCCGAGGCGGGCCATCCGCTGCTGTGTGACACGCTGTACGGGGCGGGCCGCAAGGCGAAGGGCAGGGCGGTGGAGGCGCAGGAGGTGCTGGGCCGGCAGGCGCTGCACGCGTGGAAGCTGGCCTTCCCGCACCCGCGTACGGGGAAGGTGCTGCACGTGGAGGCCCCGCTGCCTCCGGACTTCACCGCCGCACTGAAGATACTGCGCGATGTCCCCTCTCCCTCTGGGAGAGGGCCAGGGTGA